In one window of Posidoniimonas corsicana DNA:
- the sthA gene encoding Si-specific NAD(P)(+) transhydrogenase, with protein sequence MKKYDCIVIGTGPAGQKAAIQAAKLGKSVAIVEKNAVLGGAQVNTGTIPSKALREAVLHLTGANRKGMFGQSYRIKQDIAMSDLASLSQQVMRREWDIIRSQFDRNGVDLIWGKAKFTGPNHVEVDGPEGLQQFEGEKFLVAVGTRPAKPPHIPFNGHSIVTSDELLKLDRIPKTMIVVGGGVIGSEYATILATLGVRITLVEGRSDVLGFLDHEITGACQYFMRQKGITLRLGEKVESIQEVDSTVSGKKQRLVEAQLESGKTLRAEALLYSVGRQGVCGALGLDQVGVEYDDRERLHVNEHYQTSAEHVYAAGDVIGFPALASTSMEQGRRAICHAFGVCDVRNYNTELFPFGIYAVPEISMVGRTEEELTRDGIPYEAGIAQYREIARCQLLGDDQGMLKMLIHQDSHKLLGVHIIGTGATELVHIGQAVMALDGTAEFFVDNVFNFPTLAECYKVAAYNGLNKLAHI encoded by the coding sequence ATGAAGAAGTACGACTGCATCGTTATCGGCACCGGCCCCGCCGGCCAGAAGGCCGCGATCCAGGCCGCCAAGCTCGGCAAGAGCGTCGCGATCGTCGAGAAGAACGCCGTGCTGGGCGGAGCCCAGGTCAACACCGGCACCATCCCCAGCAAGGCCCTCCGCGAGGCCGTGCTGCACCTGACCGGCGCCAATCGCAAGGGGATGTTCGGCCAGTCGTACCGCATCAAGCAGGACATCGCGATGTCCGACCTCGCGAGCCTGTCCCAGCAGGTGATGCGCCGCGAGTGGGACATCATCCGCAGCCAGTTCGACCGCAACGGCGTCGACCTCATCTGGGGCAAGGCGAAGTTCACCGGCCCCAACCACGTCGAGGTCGACGGCCCCGAAGGGCTGCAGCAGTTCGAGGGCGAGAAGTTCCTGGTGGCGGTCGGCACCCGCCCGGCCAAGCCGCCCCACATCCCGTTCAACGGCCACTCGATCGTCACCTCCGACGAGCTGCTCAAGCTCGACCGCATCCCCAAGACCATGATCGTGGTGGGCGGCGGCGTGATCGGCAGCGAGTACGCCACGATCCTCGCCACCCTCGGCGTGCGGATCACGCTGGTCGAGGGCCGCAGCGACGTGCTCGGCTTCCTCGACCACGAGATCACCGGCGCCTGCCAGTACTTCATGCGGCAGAAGGGCATCACCCTGCGGCTCGGCGAGAAGGTCGAGAGCATCCAGGAGGTCGACTCCACGGTCTCCGGCAAGAAGCAGCGGCTCGTCGAGGCCCAACTCGAGAGCGGCAAGACCCTCCGCGCCGAGGCGCTGCTCTACTCCGTCGGCCGGCAGGGCGTGTGCGGCGCGCTCGGCCTGGATCAGGTCGGCGTCGAGTACGACGACCGCGAACGCCTGCACGTCAACGAGCACTACCAGACCAGCGCCGAGCACGTGTACGCCGCGGGCGACGTCATCGGCTTCCCCGCGCTGGCGTCCACCAGCATGGAGCAGGGCCGCCGCGCCATCTGCCACGCGTTCGGCGTGTGCGACGTGCGCAACTACAACACCGAGCTGTTCCCCTTCGGCATCTACGCGGTGCCGGAAATCTCCATGGTCGGCCGCACCGAGGAAGAGCTCACCCGCGACGGCATCCCCTACGAGGCCGGCATCGCCCAGTACCGCGAGATCGCCCGCTGCCAGCTGCTCGGCGACGACCAGGGCATGCTCAAGATGCTGATCCACCAGGACAGCCACAAGCTGCTCGGCGTGCACATCATCGGCACCGGCGCCACCGAGCTGGTCCACATCGGCCAGGCCGTGATGGCGCTAGACGGCACCGCCGAGTTCTTCGTCGACAACGTGTTCAACTTCCCCACGCTGGCCGAATGCTACAAGGTCGCGGCCTACAACGGGCTCAACAAGCTGGCGCACATCTAG